One stretch of Pseudomonas sp. NC02 DNA includes these proteins:
- a CDS encoding extracellular solute-binding protein translates to MIPLRTAILGSLLFCAAANAAPQHALTLYNEPPKYPADFKHVDYVNPDAPKGGTFRVSSMGSFDSLNPFISKGVPADDIGLIYDTLAQQSLDEPITEYGLVAGKIEKAPDNSWVRFYIRPEARFHDGHPIRAEDVVFSFQTLMKDGSPIFKTYYADVDEVIAEDPLRVLFKFKRTNNRELPLILGQLTVLPKHYWEGRDFSKGNLEIPLGSGPYKVAEIKAGRSIRYERVKDYWAKDLPINKGFYNFDYRVTDYYRDNTVALEALKAGQFDYWLEISAKNWANAYNTPAVTQGRLIKEEIPNGNPTGMQGFVFNTRKPMFQDVRVRKAISLLLDFEWSNKQLFNGAYTRSRSYFENSEMAATGLPGPDELAILEPLRDKIPPQVFTEAFEPSKTDASGMIRTQQREAYQLLQEAGWKIVDDKMVDTTGKPVTIEFLLAQTEFERILLPFKRNLADLGIDLVIRRVDISQYINRIRSRDFDMVVGSFPQSSSPGNEQREYWKSSSADKPGSRNYIGLKDPAIDQLVEELIDSDSRKSLVAHAKALDRVLQFGYYVIPNWHIKTFRVAYWDHLGHPKVSPRYDVGTATWWSKPDVKPAITVDTNQSADPASGGD, encoded by the coding sequence ATGATACCTTTGCGTACTGCGATCCTTGGCAGCCTGCTGTTTTGCGCCGCGGCCAATGCGGCCCCGCAACATGCCCTGACCCTCTACAACGAACCGCCCAAGTACCCCGCCGATTTCAAACACGTCGACTACGTAAATCCGGATGCCCCCAAGGGTGGCACCTTCCGCGTATCCAGCATGGGCAGCTTCGACAGCCTCAACCCATTCATCAGCAAGGGCGTGCCGGCAGATGATATCGGCCTGATCTACGACACCCTCGCCCAGCAAAGCCTGGACGAACCCATCACCGAATACGGGCTGGTGGCCGGCAAGATCGAAAAGGCCCCGGACAACAGCTGGGTGCGCTTCTACATTCGCCCCGAAGCGCGCTTCCACGACGGCCACCCGATCCGTGCCGAAGACGTGGTGTTCAGCTTCCAGACACTGATGAAGGACGGCTCGCCGATCTTCAAGACCTACTACGCCGATGTCGACGAAGTGATCGCCGAAGACCCGCTGCGGGTGCTGTTCAAGTTCAAGCGCACCAACAACCGCGAACTGCCGCTGATCCTTGGGCAACTGACAGTGTTGCCCAAGCATTACTGGGAGGGCCGCGACTTCTCCAAGGGCAACCTGGAGATTCCGCTGGGCAGCGGCCCGTACAAGGTGGCCGAGATCAAGGCCGGGCGCTCGATCCGCTATGAGCGGGTCAAGGACTACTGGGCCAAGGACCTGCCGATCAACAAGGGTTTCTACAACTTCGATTACCGGGTCACCGATTACTACCGCGACAACACCGTGGCCCTCGAAGCCCTCAAGGCCGGGCAGTTCGATTACTGGCTGGAAATCAGCGCGAAAAACTGGGCCAATGCCTACAACACCCCCGCCGTCACCCAGGGCCGCCTGATCAAGGAAGAAATTCCCAACGGCAACCCCACCGGCATGCAGGGCTTCGTGTTCAACACCCGCAAACCGATGTTCCAGGATGTGCGGGTGCGCAAGGCCATCAGCCTGTTGCTGGACTTTGAATGGAGCAACAAGCAACTGTTCAACGGCGCCTACACCCGCAGCCGCAGTTATTTCGAAAACTCCGAGATGGCCGCCACCGGCCTGCCCGGCCCGGATGAGCTGGCGATTCTTGAACCGCTGCGGGACAAGATCCCGCCCCAGGTGTTTACCGAAGCCTTCGAGCCGTCGAAGACCGATGCCAGCGGTATGATCCGCACCCAGCAGCGCGAGGCCTATCAACTGCTGCAAGAGGCCGGCTGGAAGATCGTCGACGACAAGATGGTCGACACCACCGGCAAGCCGGTGACCATCGAGTTCCTGCTGGCACAGACCGAGTTCGAACGCATCCTGTTGCCGTTCAAGCGCAACCTGGCAGACCTGGGGATCGACCTGGTGATTCGCCGGGTCGACATCTCGCAGTACATCAACCGCATCCGTTCGCGGGACTTCGACATGGTGGTGGGCAGCTTCCCGCAATCCTCATCGCCGGGCAACGAGCAGCGCGAGTACTGGAAGTCATCCAGCGCCGACAAGCCCGGCAGCCGCAACTACATCGGCCTGAAAGACCCGGCCATCGACCAGTTGGTGGAAGAACTCATCGACTCCGACTCGCGCAAGAGCCTGGTGGCCCACGCCAAGGCCCTGGACCGCGTGCTGCAGTTCGGCTACTACGTGATCCCCAACTGGCACATCAAGACCTTCCGCGTGGCGTATTGGGACCACCTCGGCCATCCGAAGGTCTCGCCACGGTATGACGTCGGCACCGCCACCTGGTGGAGCAAACCCGACGTGAAACCTGCGATAACCGTGGACACCAACCAGAGCGCCGATCCGGCGAGCGGGGGCGACTGA
- a CDS encoding ABC transporter permease, with translation MNLSPLNRRRFERFKANKRGWWSLWLFLILFGLSLGAELIANDKPLAVHYDGDWYFPALKRYPETTFGGEFPLEANYKSPYIQELLKAKNAWTLWAPIPYSYQSINYDLKVPAPAPPSRDNLLGTDDQGRDVLARVIYGFRISVLFALTLTVLSSIIGVIAGALQGFYGGWVDLAGQRFLEIWSGLPVLYLLIILASFVQPNFWWLLGIMLLFSWMSLVDVVRAEFLRGRNLEYVRAARALGMQNGAIMFRHILPNAMVSTMTFMPFILTGAIGTLTALDFLGFGLPAGSPSLGELVAQGKSNLQAPWLGMSAFAVLAIMLSLLVFIGESARDAFDPRK, from the coding sequence ATGAATCTATCCCCCCTCAATCGTCGCCGGTTCGAGCGTTTCAAGGCCAACAAGCGTGGCTGGTGGTCGCTGTGGCTGTTTTTGATCCTGTTCGGCCTGAGCCTGGGCGCCGAGCTGATCGCCAACGACAAGCCGCTGGCGGTGCACTACGACGGCGACTGGTATTTCCCGGCGCTCAAGCGCTACCCCGAGACCACCTTCGGCGGCGAATTCCCGCTGGAAGCCAACTACAAGAGCCCGTATATCCAGGAGCTGCTCAAGGCCAAGAATGCCTGGACCTTGTGGGCGCCGATTCCGTACAGCTACCAGAGCATCAACTACGACCTGAAAGTTCCGGCACCGGCCCCGCCGTCACGGGACAACCTGCTGGGCACCGATGACCAGGGCCGCGATGTGCTGGCGCGGGTGATCTACGGGTTCAGGATTTCCGTGCTGTTTGCCCTGACGCTGACCGTACTCAGTTCGATCATCGGCGTGATCGCCGGGGCCTTGCAGGGTTTCTACGGCGGTTGGGTCGACCTGGCCGGGCAGCGCTTCCTGGAGATCTGGTCGGGCTTGCCGGTGCTGTATTTGCTGATCATCCTCGCCAGTTTCGTGCAGCCCAATTTCTGGTGGCTGCTGGGGATCATGCTGTTGTTTTCCTGGATGAGCCTGGTGGACGTGGTGCGTGCCGAATTCCTGCGCGGGCGTAACCTGGAATATGTGCGGGCGGCCCGGGCGCTGGGGATGCAGAACGGCGCGATCATGTTCCGCCATATCCTGCCCAACGCCATGGTCTCCACCATGACCTTCATGCCGTTCATCCTGACCGGGGCGATCGGCACCCTCACCGCGCTGGACTTCCTGGGTTTTGGCCTGCCGGCCGGCTCGCCGTCCCTGGGTGAACTGGTGGCCCAGGGCAAATCCAACCTGCAGGCGCCGTGGCTGGGCATGAGTGCGTTTGCCGTGCTGGCGATCATGTTGAGTCTGCTGGTGTTTATCGGCGAGTCCGCTCGCGATGCCTTCGACCCGAGGAAATGA
- a CDS encoding LysR family transcriptional regulator: MNLDPFNGLTEFLAVAELKSFTQAAARLGVTPTAVSHAVKTLEKRTGVVLFQRTTRRVALTEAGMTLYSRLRPAAGEIDEALAALSGYRDRPMGTLRLTVPRLSGKLLIEPLIPRFREAFPDVVLDISLDDATVDLVTEGFDAGIRLGESIDKDMVAVRLTPDLNWSVVGSPAYFAKAGKPTTPEALTAHQTIGYRFLTSGMAHRWEFERAGREFTVGVQGGLIVNDRNLMIAAARAGQGLAYVSDFEVMEDLASGALEPVLQSFVPPSSGLYLYFPARTQSQPKLRAFIDLATAWIAEKRGR; the protein is encoded by the coding sequence ATGAACCTTGATCCCTTCAATGGCTTGACCGAATTTCTCGCCGTGGCCGAACTGAAGAGCTTCACCCAGGCCGCTGCACGCCTCGGCGTAACACCGACGGCGGTCAGCCATGCGGTGAAAACCCTGGAGAAGCGCACGGGTGTGGTGCTGTTCCAGCGCACCACGCGCCGGGTAGCGTTGACCGAGGCCGGCATGACGCTTTACAGCCGCCTGCGCCCCGCCGCCGGGGAGATTGACGAAGCGCTGGCGGCCCTCAGTGGCTACCGCGACCGGCCCATGGGCACCCTGCGGCTGACGGTGCCAAGGTTGTCGGGCAAGTTGCTGATCGAGCCGTTGATCCCGCGTTTTCGCGAGGCCTTTCCCGATGTGGTACTGGATATTTCCCTCGACGATGCCACGGTGGACCTGGTCACCGAGGGCTTCGACGCCGGTATTCGCCTGGGGGAATCCATCGACAAAGACATGGTTGCCGTGCGCCTGACCCCGGACCTGAACTGGTCGGTGGTGGGCTCTCCCGCCTACTTTGCCAAGGCCGGCAAGCCGACAACGCCGGAAGCGCTCACGGCCCATCAAACCATCGGTTATCGCTTCCTGACCTCGGGCATGGCACACCGCTGGGAATTCGAGCGGGCGGGCCGGGAATTTACGGTCGGCGTTCAAGGCGGGTTGATCGTCAATGACCGCAACCTGATGATCGCCGCCGCGCGGGCCGGCCAGGGCCTGGCGTACGTGAGTGATTTCGAGGTCATGGAGGACCTGGCTTCAGGCGCACTGGAGCCCGTGCTGCAATCTTTCGTACCGCCAAGCAGCGGGCTGTACCTGTATTTCCCCGCCCGAACCCAGAGCCAACCGAAACTGCGGGCCTTTATCGACCTGGCCACCGCATGGATTGCCGAGAAGCGTGGGCGCTGA
- a CDS encoding extracellular solute-binding protein — MKRPLLLLISLALSFSANATITESHGYAQFGTLKYPAKFTHFDWVNPAAPKGGTLRVMAFGTFDTLNPYTFKGSSPVSTANFLQYGVNELNEPLMVGTGQYAPSGDEPTSSYGLIAQSVEYSEDRSWVVFNLRPEARFHDGKPITAYDVAFSYRTLLTEGHPQYRTNLQEVARVDILNRHRIRFVFKRAGNPLLILRLGELPVLPQHYWKNRDFKATTFEPPLGSGPYRISKVSPGRQLVFERVKDYWGKDLAVNRGLYNYDKVEVEFYRDSDVAFEAFKAGEFDIYIEHQAKNWANGYNFPAVNRGDVIKAQIAHQIPTQSQGLFMNSRRPAFSQAKVREALGLMFDFEWTNRTLFSGAYKRSLSYYPNSEFSATGVPTGHEWLMLSPYRDQLPANLFTQPFSLPQTDGRGIPRDTMRRALALLADAGWKLSGQRLLNSDGQPLRLEILLVNPNLERILQPYVENLTSIGVDARLRTVDRAQYKQRLDQFDFDMILMTLNQTLSPGLEQWQYFHSSQAGIKGSKNYAGIANPVVDHLLDQLLAAQTREEQLAAGRALDRVLLWQHYSIPNWYLNYHRLAYRNRFAFVTTPPYSLGLSAWWLKASEKAQ, encoded by the coding sequence TTGAAGCGTCCCCTCCTTCTACTAATAAGTCTGGCCTTGAGCTTTTCCGCGAACGCGACCATTACCGAGAGCCACGGTTATGCGCAGTTCGGCACGCTCAAGTACCCGGCCAAATTCACCCACTTCGACTGGGTAAACCCCGCAGCGCCCAAGGGCGGCACCTTGCGGGTCATGGCGTTTGGCACTTTCGACACCCTCAACCCGTACACCTTCAAGGGTTCCAGCCCGGTCTCCACCGCCAACTTCCTGCAATACGGCGTCAACGAGCTCAATGAGCCGCTGATGGTAGGCACCGGTCAGTACGCCCCCTCTGGCGATGAGCCGACTTCCAGCTACGGCCTGATTGCCCAATCGGTGGAATACAGCGAGGACCGTAGCTGGGTAGTGTTCAACCTGCGCCCTGAAGCGCGGTTTCACGATGGCAAGCCGATCACCGCCTACGACGTGGCGTTTTCCTATCGCACGCTGCTGACCGAAGGCCACCCGCAGTACCGCACCAACCTGCAGGAAGTGGCCCGGGTCGACATTCTTAACCGGCATCGCATTCGTTTTGTGTTCAAGCGCGCCGGCAACCCGTTGCTGATCCTGCGCCTGGGCGAGCTACCGGTATTGCCCCAGCATTACTGGAAAAACCGCGACTTCAAGGCCACCACGTTCGAACCGCCGCTGGGCAGTGGACCTTACCGCATCAGCAAGGTCAGCCCCGGGCGACAACTGGTGTTCGAGCGGGTCAAGGATTACTGGGGCAAGGACCTGGCGGTCAACCGTGGTTTGTATAACTACGACAAGGTCGAGGTGGAGTTCTACCGAGACAGCGACGTGGCCTTCGAAGCGTTCAAGGCCGGCGAGTTCGATATCTATATCGAGCACCAGGCGAAGAACTGGGCCAACGGCTACAACTTCCCGGCGGTCAACCGCGGCGATGTGATCAAGGCGCAGATCGCCCACCAGATACCGACCCAGAGCCAGGGACTGTTCATGAACAGCCGGCGCCCGGCCTTCAGCCAGGCCAAGGTCCGCGAAGCCTTGGGGCTGATGTTCGATTTCGAGTGGACCAACCGCACCCTGTTCAGCGGCGCCTATAAACGCAGCCTCAGCTATTACCCCAACAGCGAATTCTCCGCCACCGGCGTGCCGACCGGCCATGAGTGGCTGATGCTGTCGCCCTATCGCGACCAACTGCCGGCCAACCTGTTTACCCAGCCCTTCAGCCTGCCCCAGACCGACGGTCGCGGCATTCCTCGCGACACGATGCGCCGCGCCCTCGCATTGTTGGCGGACGCCGGCTGGAAGCTGTCCGGGCAACGCTTGCTCAACAGTGACGGGCAGCCGCTGAGGCTGGAGATTCTGCTGGTGAACCCGAACCTGGAGCGCATCCTGCAGCCCTATGTCGAGAATCTGACAAGCATCGGCGTCGATGCCCGCTTGCGCACGGTAGACCGCGCACAGTACAAACAACGCCTCGATCAGTTCGACTTCGACATGATTCTGATGACCCTCAACCAGACCCTCAGCCCCGGCCTTGAGCAGTGGCAGTATTTCCACTCCAGCCAGGCGGGGATCAAGGGCAGCAAGAATTACGCAGGCATCGCCAACCCGGTGGTCGACCACCTGCTGGACCAACTGCTGGCGGCGCAAACCCGTGAAGAACAGTTGGCCGCCGGCCGGGCGCTGGACCGCGTCCTGCTGTGGCAGCACTACAGTATTCCCAACTGGTACCTCAACTATCATCGCCTGGCGTACCGCAACCGGTTCGCCTTCGTCACCACGCCGCCCTACAGCCTGGGCCTGAGCGCATGGTGGCTGAAAGCTTCGGAGAAAGCCCAATGA
- a CDS encoding oxidoreductase → MTTAHSFKRVWLVTGASRGIGAKIVAAALAHGDAVVATARNAHTVTERFGEQPGLLAVQLDVTDESQAADVARAAIEHFGRIDVLVNNAGFGLLGAVEEASADEVRRLYETNVFGLLNVTRGVLPFMRQARSGHVINISSVGGFRSGAGFGTYCSTKFAVEGLSEALHAELAPLGVKVTVVEPGYFRTDFLDGNSLVESPLIIDDYAATSGEVRKLAKVYNQQQPGNPELLAVAMIKLVEAPHPPMRLALGTDTLQAIEDKLAYVKEETAAWRELSASTDF, encoded by the coding sequence ATGACAACGGCACATTCCTTCAAGCGTGTTTGGCTGGTAACCGGGGCTTCCCGGGGCATCGGCGCGAAAATCGTCGCGGCAGCACTGGCCCACGGTGATGCGGTGGTGGCCACGGCCCGCAACGCCCATACCGTCACCGAACGCTTCGGTGAGCAACCCGGGCTGCTGGCGGTGCAACTGGACGTGACCGACGAATCCCAGGCTGCCGACGTTGCCCGTGCCGCCATTGAGCACTTCGGGCGCATTGATGTGTTGGTCAACAATGCCGGTTTTGGCCTGCTGGGCGCGGTGGAGGAGGCGTCTGCCGATGAGGTTCGCCGCTTGTATGAAACCAATGTGTTCGGGCTGCTCAATGTCACTCGCGGTGTATTGCCGTTCATGCGCCAGGCGCGCAGCGGGCATGTGATCAATATTTCGTCGGTGGGCGGTTTCCGTTCCGGGGCGGGGTTCGGCACGTACTGCTCGACCAAGTTTGCCGTTGAAGGGTTGAGCGAGGCGCTGCACGCAGAGCTGGCACCCTTGGGCGTCAAGGTGACGGTGGTGGAGCCGGGCTATTTCCGTACCGACTTCCTGGATGGCAACTCCCTGGTGGAGTCGCCCTTGATCATCGACGATTACGCCGCCACGTCCGGCGAGGTGCGCAAGCTGGCCAAGGTCTACAACCAGCAGCAACCGGGTAACCCGGAGCTGCTGGCAGTGGCCATGATCAAGCTGGTGGAAGCGCCGCATCCGCCGATGCGCCTGGCCCTGGGTACCGACACGTTGCAGGCGATCGAGGACAAGCTGGCCTACGTCAAGGAAGAGACCGCCGCCTGGCGTGAACTGTCGGCCTCAACCGATTTCTGA
- a CDS encoding ABC transporter ATP-binding protein, translated as MNQDNLIEVRDLSVEFVVGNSHQRVVNNVSFDIKRGETLALVGESGSGKSVTAHSILRLLPYPLARHPSGTIQYANHDLLTLKEKTIRHIRGNRIAMIFQEPMTSLNPLHSIEKQINEVLGLHKGLTGKVATKRTLELLELVGIPEPHKRLKALPHELSGGQRQRVMIAMALANEPELLIADEPTTALDVTVQLKILELLKELQARLGMALLLISHDLNLVRRIAHRVCVMQKGCIVEQAECETLFEAPQHPYTQELLAAEPSGGPATNEVGPPLLEVDDLKVWFPIKKGFLRNTVDYVKAVDGINFSLPQGQTLGIVGESGSGKSTLGLAILRLIASKGGIRFEGHQMDKLSQQQVRPLRREMQVVFQDPFGSLSPRMCVSEIVGEGLRIHKMGTAAEQEAAIIAALKEVGLDPETRNRYPHEFSGGQRQRIAIARALVLKPRLILLDEPTSALDRTVQRQVVELLRNLQAKYNLTYLFISHDLAVVKALSHQLMVVKHGQAVEQGDAPAIFANPQHAYTRQLLEAAFLVPGP; from the coding sequence ATGAATCAGGACAATCTGATCGAAGTCCGCGACCTCTCCGTCGAGTTCGTCGTAGGCAACAGCCACCAGCGGGTGGTGAACAACGTCAGCTTCGATATCAAGCGCGGCGAAACCCTGGCACTGGTGGGCGAAAGCGGCTCGGGCAAGTCGGTCACGGCGCACTCGATTTTGCGCCTGCTGCCCTACCCGCTGGCGCGTCACCCGTCGGGGACGATCCAGTACGCCAACCACGATTTGCTGACCCTGAAGGAAAAGACCATCCGGCATATCCGCGGCAACCGGATTGCGATGATTTTCCAGGAGCCGATGACTTCGCTGAACCCGCTGCACTCCATCGAGAAGCAGATCAACGAAGTGCTCGGCCTGCACAAGGGGCTTACCGGCAAGGTGGCCACCAAACGCACCCTGGAGTTGCTGGAACTGGTGGGCATCCCCGAGCCCCATAAACGCCTCAAGGCCCTGCCCCACGAGCTGTCCGGCGGCCAACGCCAGCGGGTGATGATTGCGATGGCCCTGGCGAATGAGCCGGAGTTGCTGATTGCGGACGAGCCGACCACGGCACTCGACGTCACCGTGCAGTTGAAGATCCTGGAGCTGCTCAAGGAACTGCAGGCGCGCCTGGGCATGGCCTTGCTGTTGATCAGCCACGACTTGAACCTGGTCAGGCGCATCGCCCACCGGGTATGCGTGATGCAAAAAGGCTGCATTGTCGAGCAGGCCGAATGCGAAACCTTGTTCGAGGCGCCGCAGCACCCTTACACCCAGGAGCTGCTGGCAGCGGAACCCAGCGGCGGGCCCGCCACCAATGAAGTCGGCCCACCGTTGCTGGAAGTCGATGACCTGAAGGTCTGGTTCCCGATCAAGAAAGGCTTCCTGCGCAATACCGTCGATTACGTCAAGGCGGTGGACGGCATCAACTTCAGCCTGCCCCAGGGCCAGACACTGGGCATCGTTGGTGAAAGCGGCTCGGGCAAATCCACCCTGGGCCTGGCAATTTTGCGGCTGATTGCGAGCAAGGGCGGCATCCGCTTCGAAGGCCATCAGATGGACAAGCTCAGCCAGCAACAGGTGCGCCCGCTGCGCCGGGAAATGCAGGTGGTGTTCCAGGATCCGTTTGGCAGCCTGAGCCCGCGCATGTGCGTGAGCGAGATCGTCGGCGAAGGCCTGCGTATCCACAAGATGGGCACTGCCGCCGAGCAGGAAGCGGCGATTATCGCCGCGCTGAAGGAAGTGGGCCTGGACCCGGAAACCCGCAATCGCTACCCTCACGAATTTTCCGGCGGCCAACGCCAGCGCATCGCTATTGCCCGCGCCCTGGTGCTCAAGCCCCGGCTGATTCTGCTGGACGAGCCGACCTCGGCCCTCGACCGTACCGTGCAGCGCCAGGTGGTGGAACTGCTGCGCAACCTGCAGGCCAAGTACAACCTGACCTACCTGTTCATCAGCCACGACCTGGCGGTGGTCAAGGCCTTGAGTCACCAACTGATGGTGGTAAAACACGGGCAGGCGGTTGAACAGGGAGATGCACCCGCGATCTTCGCCAACCCCCAGCATGCCTACACCCGGCAACTGCTGGAGGCGGCGTTTTTGGTGCCCGGCCCCTAG
- a CDS encoding sigma-70 family RNA polymerase sigma factor — MDTVSTPSTSFSDLYGNHHSWLLGLLRRRLSNRWDAADLAHDTFIRVLKRPPADADETRERSYLATIARGLCIDHWRRRQLEQAWLQSLADRPQALQPSPEQRAIIVETLYEVDAMLARLPHKVREAFLLAQLHGTPYKQIGEQLGVGERMVKKYLAQALLHCAVLEAELDGMLVE; from the coding sequence ATGGATACTGTGTCGACCCCGTCCACCTCGTTCAGCGACCTCTACGGCAATCACCATTCCTGGCTGCTGGGGCTGCTGCGCCGGCGCCTGAGCAATCGCTGGGATGCGGCGGACCTGGCCCATGACACCTTCATCCGGGTACTCAAGCGCCCGCCGGCCGACGCCGATGAGACGCGGGAGCGCTCCTACCTGGCCACCATCGCCCGGGGGTTGTGCATTGATCACTGGCGCCGGCGCCAACTGGAACAAGCGTGGCTGCAAAGCCTCGCGGACCGGCCCCAAGCCCTGCAACCGTCGCCGGAGCAGCGGGCAATCATTGTCGAAACCCTGTACGAAGTGGACGCCATGCTCGCGCGGCTGCCCCACAAGGTGCGCGAAGCGTTCCTGCTGGCGCAGTTGCACGGTACGCCCTACAAGCAGATCGGCGAACAGCTCGGGGTAGGCGAACGGATGGTGAAAAAATACCTGGCCCAGGCGCTGCTGCATTGTGCGGTGCTGGAAGCCGAACTGGACGGGATGCTCGTGGAGTGA
- a CDS encoding microcin C ABC transporter permease YejB translates to MLAYIFRRLLLIIPTLFGILLINFVIIQAAPGGPVEQMIAKLEGFEGATSRIAGGGAEVSVAGSSYRGAQGLDPALVKEIEKMYGFDKSAPERLWIMVKNYARLDFGDSFFRDAKVIDLIKEKMPVSISLGLWSTLIMYLVSIPLGIAKATRHGSHFDVWTSSAIIVGYAIPAFLFAILLIVVFAGGSYFDWFPLRGLTSNNFDELSWGGKVLDYFWHLALPVTALVIGNFATMTLLTKNSFLDEINKQYVVTAKAKGLTNHRVLYGHVFRNAMLLVIAGFPSAFIGIFFTGSLLVEVIFSLDGLGLMSFEAAINRDYPVVFGTLFIFTLLGLVVKLIGDLTYTLVDPRIDFASREH, encoded by the coding sequence ATGCTGGCCTATATTTTTCGTCGACTGCTGCTGATCATCCCGACCCTGTTCGGCATTTTGCTGATCAACTTTGTGATCATCCAGGCCGCCCCGGGTGGCCCGGTGGAGCAGATGATCGCCAAGCTCGAAGGCTTTGAAGGCGCCACCAGCCGGATTGCCGGGGGCGGTGCCGAAGTCTCGGTGGCCGGTTCCAGCTACCGCGGCGCCCAGGGCCTGGACCCGGCGCTGGTGAAGGAAATCGAGAAGATGTACGGCTTCGACAAGTCGGCGCCGGAACGCTTGTGGATCATGGTCAAGAACTACGCCCGGCTGGATTTTGGCGACAGCTTCTTTCGCGATGCGAAGGTCATCGACCTGATCAAGGAAAAGATGCCGGTGTCCATCTCCCTCGGATTATGGAGCACCCTGATCATGTACCTGGTGTCGATCCCCCTGGGGATCGCCAAGGCTACGCGGCACGGCAGCCACTTCGACGTGTGGACCAGCTCGGCGATCATCGTCGGCTACGCGATCCCGGCGTTCCTGTTTGCGATCCTGCTGATCGTGGTGTTCGCCGGCGGCAGTTACTTCGACTGGTTTCCGTTACGCGGGCTCACGTCCAACAACTTTGATGAGTTGAGCTGGGGCGGCAAGGTCCTCGATTACTTCTGGCACCTTGCCCTGCCGGTGACCGCCCTGGTGATCGGCAACTTCGCCACCATGACCCTGCTCACCAAAAACAGCTTCCTCGACGAGATCAACAAGCAGTACGTGGTCACCGCCAAGGCCAAGGGCCTGACCAACCACCGCGTGCTGTACGGCCATGTGTTTCGCAACGCGATGCTGCTGGTGATTGCCGGCTTCCCGTCGGCCTTTATCGGCATCTTCTTCACCGGCTCGTTGCTGGTGGAAGTGATCTTCTCCCTCGACGGCCTGGGCCTGATGAGCTTTGAAGCGGCGATCAACCGCGACTACCCGGTGGTGTTCGGCACCCTGTTTATCTTCACCCTGCTGGGATTGGTGGTGAAGCTGATCGGCGACCTCACCTACACCCTGGTCGATCCGCGCATCGACTTCGCCAGCCGGGAGCATTGA